Proteins encoded within one genomic window of Apis mellifera strain DH4 linkage group LG1, Amel_HAv3.1, whole genome shotgun sequence:
- the LOC102654353 gene encoding alpha-(1,3)-fucosyltransferase C gives MRLWILERNNLIVLAIFTFALYVYFNCTLDDIIHFKRMIAGDDRVTNTTKKILFWNTMFDDENFYMGKGDIFVDCPVNDCYATHERGYANLTEFDAVLFHGNELKLADLPLRRSPRQWYVFVNLESPANRPLSDHFYEDFFNATMTYRLDSDIVWTYGIVKDVHNGQTVAPDRDARWEAFYNRAAGNQSHGSEDASSSKMFRRKVRPIIWFVSNCQAKSGRQEYVDELSRHIPIDVYGKCGTMYCPPSVDCFKQVVEPHYFFYLSFENSFCDDYVTEKLYNALRYNVIPIVYGGANYSLFAPPRSYIDAFDFDSPKDLAEYLKRLIKDPREYNKYFAWKRYYKIDGGIQRAACNLCEFLHKRKEPRMYNSLSNWYSQQKCPLQEFLRYHSYLTGSVLKD, from the exons ATGAGATTATGGATACTGGAAAGGAACAATTTGATCGTCCTAGCGATCTTCACGTTCGCCCTCTACGTCTACTTCAACTGTACCCTCGACGatataatacatttcaaaCGGATGATCGCGGGGGACGATCGAGTCACAAACACGACCAAGAAGATCCTGTTCTGGAACACGATGTTCGACGACGAGAATTTTTACATGGGGAAAGGGGATATATTCGTCGATTGCCCCGTCAACGATTGTTACGCGACCCACGAAAGGGGTTACGCGAATCTCACGGAATTTGACGCGGTCCTGTTCCACGGGAACGAGCTGAAACTCGCCGATCTGCCTTTGCGAAGGAGCCCCCGCCAGTGGTACGTTTTCGTGAATCTCGAAAGCCCGGCCAATAGGCCCCTCTCCGACCATTTTTACGAGGATTTCTTTAACGCCACGATGACGTACAGATTGGACAGCGATATTGTATGGACTTATGGGATCGTGAAGGACGTCCACAATGGGCAAACTGTGGCTCCCGACAGAGACGCACGTTGGGAAGCGTTCTACAATCGAGCAGCAG GTAACCAATCGCACGGCAGCGAGGATGCATCTTCATCGAAGATGTTTCGTAGGAAGGTGAGGCCGATAATCTGGTTCGTGAGCAACTGTCAGGCAAAAAGCGGTCGGCAGGAGTACGTGGACGAGCTGTCGAGGCACATACCGATCGACGTTTACGGGAAATGCGGGACCATGTATTGTCCACCTAGCGTGGACTGCTTCAAGCAGGTCGTCGAACCCCACTATTTTTTCTACCTCTCGTTCGAGAATTCGTTCTGCGACGATTACGTAACCGAGAAGCTGTACAATGCCCTCAG GTACAACGTGATCCCAATCGTGTACGGTGGCGCCAATTACAGTCTCTTTGCCCCACCACGATCTTACATAGACGCGTTCGACTTCGACTCTCCCAAAGATTTGGCCGAATACTTGAAGAGATTGATCAAAGATCCCCgggagtataataaatatttcgcttGGAAGAGGTATTATAAAATCGATGGAGGTATTCAACGCGCCGCTTGCAATCTTTGCGAGTTTCTCCACAAGAGGAAAGAGCCGCGAATGTACAATTCATTGTCTAATTGGTACAGTCAGCAGAAATGTCCTCTCCAAGAATTTCTACGTTATCACAGTTATCTCACAGGTTCCGTTTTAAAAGACTGA